In Acidiphilium acidophilum, one genomic interval encodes:
- a CDS encoding IS4 family transposase yields the protein MGIAASKKRDGGRLKDIRAFIDELYAHDLHAKRVDSLSAATLGVMTGASLAVAMIGQALAQARGLVTKHAIKQVDRMLSNESIDVWESFARWVPHLVGSQTDIVVAMDWTDFDGDDQATLALNLVSKHGRAMPLLWLSMWKEELKDQRNAIEDTCLRRLSEVVPPGCRVTILADRGFGDHKLFAYLTELGFAYIIRFRGNIHVTDAAGETRTAADWVGKSGRARKLRGARVTASHAYQVGAVVCVHARDMKEPWCLASSDAVASAGTLIKQYSRRWTIEPSFRDVKDLRFGMGMAEIRIAEPERRDRLLLISAFAMALLTMLGTAGESLGMDRQLKSNTSKTRSHSLFRQGCMLYELIPNMPKHRLLPLMRRFTEMLRSSGIFGNSMPAT from the coding sequence ATGGGAATTGCAGCATCGAAAAAGCGTGATGGTGGGCGGTTGAAGGACATCCGCGCATTCATTGACGAGTTGTATGCCCACGATCTCCACGCCAAACGCGTTGACTCCCTGTCTGCTGCGACACTGGGCGTGATGACCGGCGCGTCGCTCGCCGTCGCGATGATCGGTCAGGCGTTGGCACAGGCGCGCGGGCTGGTGACCAAGCACGCGATCAAGCAGGTTGATCGCATGCTCAGTAACGAGAGTATCGACGTCTGGGAAAGCTTCGCCCGTTGGGTACCGCATCTGGTGGGTTCGCAGACCGACATCGTCGTTGCCATGGACTGGACGGATTTCGACGGCGACGATCAGGCAACGTTGGCGCTCAACCTGGTGAGCAAGCATGGCCGGGCGATGCCTCTGTTGTGGCTGTCGATGTGGAAAGAGGAATTGAAAGATCAGCGCAACGCCATCGAGGATACTTGCCTGCGCCGCCTGTCGGAGGTTGTCCCGCCCGGCTGCCGCGTGACCATCCTGGCCGACCGCGGCTTCGGTGACCACAAGCTGTTCGCGTATCTTACGGAGCTTGGCTTTGCCTATATCATTCGCTTCCGCGGCAACATCCATGTCACCGATGCCGCAGGCGAGACGCGAACCGCGGCGGACTGGGTCGGCAAATCGGGCCGGGCGCGCAAACTGCGTGGTGCGCGCGTCACCGCCTCGCACGCCTATCAGGTCGGTGCCGTGGTGTGCGTACATGCGCGTGACATGAAGGAGCCGTGGTGCCTGGCGAGCAGTGACGCCGTGGCGTCTGCAGGGACATTGATCAAGCAATATTCCCGGCGCTGGACGATCGAACCCAGCTTCAGGGACGTCAAGGATTTGCGTTTTGGGATGGGGATGGCTGAGATCCGCATCGCCGAACCAGAGCGGCGCGATCGGCTGCTGCTCATCAGCGCGTTTGCGATGGCGCTGCTGACCATGCTCGGGACGGCAGGCGAGAGCCTGGGAATGGATCGACAGCTCAAGTCCAACACTTCGAAGACCCGCTCACACTCGTTGTTCCGTCAGGGGTGCATGCTCTATGAATTGATCCCGAACATGCCGAAGCACCGGCTACTGCCCCTGATGCGGCGGTTCACGGAAATGCTGCGCAGCAGCGGCATATTCGGCAATTCCATGCCGGCTACGTAA
- a CDS encoding AAA family ATPase yields MTYIHPTDPNDEPPAWLDVPDDAYEADAPEALAGADESALDKPLAVTFFADAFAKTKSETEISLRDLVERVRDTTAPTKGGLPWLKLARFGDQRTTPKPPATIGSLRHNANVLAITGIEADYDGEQIAVDDAIESLAMRGIAAMVYTSPSHTPDTPRWRALAPLSRELPPDQRSRLLARLNGALGGVLSGESFALSQSYFYGSVNRSPSHEVHLVEGQFIDLLDELDEGAINKPVKSSAPPADAPRTTPSERINDRRMSAFIDTLLANVRTAPDGTKHHTVLRNAKSLGGVQHQAKFTDGEAVDWIVKALEDGGGDVQDWSAARKTAQDGLKAGRASPLDLGPDRPRPEYQADVSAIINKARAAHEAYHADDPGPDAKAETDGAKQSEQSTQDDRSTAVNMLCAQAWLDMDIAPPDRLLGDLLTTTSRIFLVGRTGLGKTLFSMALAAGIASGTGFLHWKSYRKAKVLVIDGEMPAELIQVRLREAMRRANGTIPLENLMLYGRDIDDRLASAIPSIGKMQPLNTEAGAKWVANLIDVIGGVDVVIFDNVMSLLIGDQKDELAWNATLPLVQFLTNNQIGQVWMDHTGHATDRQYGSSTKAWRFDAVGIMSALPEADLADGEVGFNLSFDHPGKARRRTPANWRDFETVKITLSDDQWRGALPTQASVKAGKLVGKIKDYYDAFNDALSITETPGSTTKSVWFGECVRVGLAEAIHPDDDFKAKDAKQRNFRAHMSKLKAMKLIGIDGEIVHDLRVKKCS; encoded by the coding sequence ATGACCTACATCCACCCTACCGACCCGAACGACGAGCCGCCAGCGTGGCTGGATGTGCCGGACGACGCATACGAGGCCGATGCCCCGGAGGCGCTGGCCGGGGCGGACGAAAGCGCCCTCGACAAGCCGCTTGCCGTCACGTTTTTCGCGGACGCTTTCGCCAAGACAAAGAGCGAAACAGAGATTTCGCTTCGTGATCTAGTCGAGCGGGTGCGGGATACCACGGCCCCGACGAAGGGCGGACTCCCCTGGCTCAAACTGGCACGGTTCGGTGATCAGCGCACAACACCAAAACCGCCCGCGACAATCGGCTCGCTGCGCCATAACGCAAACGTCTTGGCGATCACCGGCATCGAAGCGGACTATGACGGCGAACAGATTGCGGTCGATGACGCCATCGAATCCCTCGCGATGCGCGGCATAGCGGCCATGGTCTACACATCACCCAGCCACACGCCCGATACGCCAAGGTGGCGGGCTTTGGCTCCCCTCTCGCGTGAACTGCCCCCGGACCAGCGTAGCCGCCTCCTGGCGCGGTTAAACGGCGCGCTAGGTGGCGTCCTGAGCGGGGAAAGCTTCGCGCTTTCGCAATCTTATTTTTACGGCAGCGTCAATCGCTCGCCATCACATGAGGTTCATCTAGTTGAAGGCCAGTTCATCGATTTGCTCGACGAACTCGACGAAGGCGCGATCAACAAACCCGTCAAATCATCGGCGCCCCCAGCCGACGCGCCGCGCACCACGCCGTCAGAGCGGATCAATGATCGGCGCATGTCCGCCTTCATCGACACCTTGCTCGCCAATGTCCGCACCGCCCCCGATGGCACCAAGCATCACACGGTTTTGCGTAACGCGAAATCTCTTGGCGGGGTGCAGCACCAAGCAAAATTCACGGATGGCGAGGCGGTCGATTGGATCGTCAAGGCGCTCGAAGATGGCGGCGGTGATGTGCAGGATTGGAGTGCGGCGCGCAAGACGGCGCAAGATGGCCTAAAGGCGGGCCGCGCGTCGCCTCTCGACCTTGGCCCGGATCGACCGAGGCCGGAATATCAGGCCGATGTAAGCGCCATCATCAACAAGGCGCGGGCTGCGCATGAGGCATACCACGCCGATGATCCGGGGCCGGATGCCAAAGCCGAGACGGATGGCGCGAAGCAATCGGAACAGTCCACGCAAGACGATCGGAGCACCGCCGTAAACATGCTTTGCGCACAGGCATGGCTCGACATGGATATCGCCCCGCCAGACCGCCTTCTCGGAGATTTGCTGACTACAACGAGCCGCATATTCCTTGTTGGCCGCACCGGCCTCGGGAAAACTCTGTTTAGCATGGCGCTTGCCGCAGGCATCGCTTCGGGAACAGGCTTTCTTCACTGGAAATCGTATCGAAAAGCAAAGGTTTTAGTAATCGACGGCGAGATGCCCGCTGAACTCATTCAGGTTCGGTTGCGGGAGGCGATGCGCCGCGCAAACGGAACGATACCACTAGAAAATCTAATGCTGTACGGGCGCGATATAGATGACCGTTTGGCATCCGCCATCCCCAGCATCGGTAAAATGCAGCCTCTCAACACCGAAGCCGGAGCCAAATGGGTTGCGAACCTGATTGATGTGATCGGGGGGGTTGATGTCGTTATCTTCGACAACGTGATGAGCTTGCTTATCGGCGATCAGAAAGACGAACTCGCCTGGAACGCCACCCTTCCTCTGGTCCAATTTCTCACAAACAACCAGATCGGCCAAGTCTGGATGGACCACACCGGCCACGCAACTGACCGCCAATATGGTTCAAGTACTAAAGCCTGGCGCTTTGATGCGGTAGGCATAATGAGTGCTTTACCCGAGGCCGATCTGGCGGACGGCGAAGTCGGGTTTAATCTCAGTTTCGACCACCCAGGCAAAGCCCGCAGGCGCACCCCCGCAAACTGGAGGGACTTCGAGACGGTGAAGATCACGCTGTCTGATGATCAGTGGCGGGGGGCTCTGCCCACGCAGGCCAGCGTCAAAGCCGGTAAGCTCGTCGGCAAAATCAAAGACTATTATGACGCGTTCAACGACGCCCTCTCGATCACAGAGACGCCCGGCAGCACCACGAAATCAGTTTGGTTCGGTGAATGTGTGCGCGTCGGCCTCGCCGAAGCAATCCATCCCGATGACGATTTTAAGGCGAAAGACGCCAAGCAGCGCAACTTTAGGGCGCACATGAGCAAGCTCAAGGCGATGAAATTAATCGGCATCGACGGGGAAATCGTCCACGATTTGAGGGTAAAAAAGTGCTCGTAA
- a CDS encoding ribbon-helix-helix protein, CopG family: protein MAQTKTLISVRLDNQLLREMDGIAKATKQSRSWQLEQAVGFWLASNRPVNAAGFAVGHDFGDDEKADQTLARILNVTVEQLEAARAEAMNPENPSPKDTQR from the coding sequence ATGGCACAGACAAAAACACTGATTAGCGTCCGGCTCGACAACCAACTCCTTAGGGAGATGGACGGGATTGCGAAGGCAACAAAGCAAAGCCGAAGCTGGCAGCTTGAACAGGCGGTCGGTTTCTGGCTCGCGAGCAATCGCCCGGTAAACGCGGCTGGCTTCGCAGTCGGGCACGACTTCGGTGACGATGAAAAGGCCGATCAAACACTCGCCCGCATCTTGAACGTGACTGTCGAGCAACTCGAAGCCGCCCGCGCCGAAGCGATGAACCCCGAAAACCCCAGCCCGAAAGACACGCAACGATGA
- a CDS encoding OprD family outer membrane porin — protein sequence MQIRYVTLLAVIAGLANVAAAQAQSVETGPVAAPTLADWFDQAKVTGTVRSFYFDRMYGAPGVSNQSAYSLAGILNVQSAPFLDGFEVGTSFFTAQSLSANNTEGAPGYPHLDATLMGPRNSITSLGQAFIQYRNKLVLVRLGDQLLNTPWMSPSDSRVLPATYQAGFAQLDPLPGLSLYGLRELRWKSRTSDNYYQDNLYYPSTFDGDSAYGGAAALGANASKTQGTLAFGGAYAAHGIKADAWYYDFYDFAAMAYTDASYTFKTGTGIDPFIAGQYLRETGRNSVLNGNRGGTAIDGYKGNGVDATAFGFQTGITYAIDRGIFGDGSIALSYNNLPGHPGSVGDGAIVSPFTVGYATDPLYTTATLRGLVELGPGDAAKLAVTQYMLDKQIIAVIGITKFNTKLEGSNNEVDLDLTYAPGGRFKGLSIRDRLEVSNASYIYNNGATGNRGHSFVYNRVMLQYNF from the coding sequence GTGCAGATCAGATATGTGACGTTACTCGCGGTGATCGCGGGGTTGGCGAACGTCGCGGCAGCGCAGGCTCAATCCGTCGAGACCGGGCCGGTTGCGGCACCGACGCTCGCGGATTGGTTCGATCAGGCGAAGGTCACCGGCACGGTCCGGTCCTTCTATTTCGACAGGATGTATGGCGCACCGGGCGTCTCCAACCAGTCGGCCTACAGTCTCGCGGGCATTCTGAACGTGCAGTCCGCGCCGTTCCTCGACGGGTTCGAGGTCGGCACCAGTTTTTTCACGGCGCAGTCGCTCAGCGCCAATAATACCGAGGGGGCACCGGGTTACCCGCATCTGGATGCGACGCTGATGGGGCCGCGCAATTCCATCACCTCGCTCGGTCAGGCCTTCATCCAGTACCGGAACAAGCTGGTTCTGGTGCGTCTCGGTGATCAGTTGCTCAACACGCCGTGGATGAGCCCCTCCGATTCCCGGGTCCTGCCGGCGACCTATCAGGCCGGATTCGCTCAACTCGACCCCCTGCCGGGCCTCAGCCTGTACGGGTTGCGTGAGCTGCGCTGGAAGAGCCGGACGTCGGATAATTACTATCAGGACAATCTTTATTATCCCTCCACGTTCGATGGCGATTCTGCCTATGGCGGTGCCGCGGCGCTCGGGGCCAACGCCTCGAAGACGCAGGGGACGCTCGCATTCGGCGGTGCCTACGCGGCGCACGGCATCAAGGCCGATGCCTGGTACTACGATTTCTACGACTTCGCTGCGATGGCCTACACCGACGCCTCCTACACGTTCAAAACCGGAACCGGCATCGATCCGTTCATCGCCGGCCAGTATCTCCGCGAAACCGGCAGGAACAGCGTCCTGAACGGCAATCGCGGGGGCACCGCGATCGATGGCTACAAAGGCAACGGCGTCGATGCCACCGCTTTCGGCTTTCAGACCGGCATCACCTATGCGATCGACCGTGGAATATTCGGTGACGGCAGCATCGCTCTCTCGTACAACAACCTGCCCGGTCACCCCGGATCGGTCGGCGACGGCGCGATCGTCTCGCCGTTCACCGTCGGCTATGCCACCGATCCGCTCTATACCACGGCGACGCTGCGCGGGCTGGTCGAACTCGGCCCGGGCGACGCGGCAAAACTGGCGGTCACGCAGTACATGCTGGACAAGCAGATCATTGCGGTGATCGGGATCACCAAATTCAATACCAAGCTTGAGGGCAGCAACAACGAAGTCGATTTGGACCTCACCTATGCGCCGGGCGGTCGTTTCAAGGGTCTTTCGATCCGCGATCGCCTCGAAGTCAGCAATGCCAGTTACATCTATAATAACGGCGCGACCGGTAACCGGGGGCACTCCTTCGTCTATAACCGCGTCATGTTGCAATATAATTTCTGA
- a CDS encoding efflux RND transporter permease subunit produces the protein MNFTSLFIRRPILAISLSLAILMFGIKSLVSMPITEYPPTVNTTVVITTHYFGASPKTVTAFVTAPMEKAIGQAPGINYMTAISEEGLSIVTVYMQMGQNPNAALTQVQTKVNSVLNQLPKGVMLPIVQEISGSGADLMYLNFSGKNYTQQQVTDYLTRVVQPAIESVKGIGLTSILPPGTGPNGNTFSMRVWLNPHEMAVLGVTPAEIDDALKKNDYVAAVGRARGKYFAVNLTADTSMHKPSSFDHLIVAYKGGTPIYLDQVAKVELGAQTYNSSVLLNGTPSVSIGVMAAPGSNSLDVAKGVVATMKKLKPAMPVGMKGFVLYNGASFISSSIDEVLLDIAIALGIVIVVIYGFLGSFRALAIPAIAIPIALLGTGTIMMALGFTINILTLLAMVLAIGLVVDDSIIMVENVHRHIEGGLSPIDAAILSARELTSPILVMATTIVAVFAPLGLLGGLIGSLFSEFAFTIVGTVILSLVVALTLAPMLSSRFLKHGEPGRAAQAIDRVFNRLRDGYSRALRASFRVWPAIVVAAALLAIGLLPLFNISKSELAPPADQGIVYVNGIGPPTATLQYMNAYDKYLTSAVFDKIPSKENSFVVNGIGVGGMLLDNEMVAGLVLKPKRGSTTTQQVRTEVQKLSANVPGMKLSAFGLPPLPGAAVGLPVQFVITGTGGYHALDQAAAKIIAAAHKSGLFSFVDKDLKFNNEQVTIHINRKLAASMGFSMAEIGTNLGALLGGNYVNYYSMNGLSYRVTPQVPPKLRANPDFLRDYDLRSSSGAMVPISTFVSLQHAPAPDFLPQFQQLNSVTIQGNPAPGVSLGQALSFLKTTAKTTLPSTDQIHYGGVSRQFEQQGNAFIVTFAFALLIVFLVLSAQFESFRDALVVLTAVPMTLVGAVVPIALGLSTINIYSEVGMIMLMGLVSKQGILIVQFARVIQMEEGLSKAEAVIKASELRLRPILMTVAAMIAGALPLVFASGGGAEARFSMGLVIICGLAFGSLVSLFAVPAFYQWFGATLRRATPQRNPAIHHVPQES, from the coding sequence GTGAACTTCACCTCGCTGTTCATTCGCCGGCCGATCCTCGCGATCAGTCTGAGCCTCGCGATCCTGATGTTCGGCATCAAATCGCTGGTCTCGATGCCGATCACCGAATATCCGCCGACCGTGAACACCACGGTCGTCATCACCACCCATTACTTTGGGGCTTCGCCGAAAACCGTGACCGCCTTCGTCACCGCGCCGATGGAAAAGGCGATCGGTCAGGCGCCCGGCATCAACTACATGACAGCAATCAGCGAGGAAGGGCTTTCGATCGTCACGGTGTACATGCAGATGGGCCAGAACCCGAACGCGGCGCTCACCCAGGTGCAGACCAAGGTGAACTCGGTCCTCAACCAGTTACCGAAAGGCGTGATGCTGCCGATCGTGCAGGAAATATCGGGTTCGGGTGCCGACCTGATGTATCTGAACTTCTCGGGAAAAAACTATACCCAGCAGCAGGTCACCGACTATCTCACCCGCGTGGTTCAGCCGGCGATCGAATCCGTCAAGGGCATCGGCCTGACCTCGATCCTGCCGCCCGGCACCGGCCCGAACGGCAACACCTTCTCGATGCGCGTCTGGCTCAACCCGCACGAAATGGCGGTGCTCGGCGTGACACCGGCCGAAATCGACGACGCCCTGAAAAAGAACGACTACGTCGCCGCCGTGGGCCGTGCCCGGGGCAAGTATTTCGCGGTCAATCTGACGGCGGATACCTCGATGCACAAACCATCCTCGTTCGATCATCTGATCGTCGCCTATAAAGGCGGGACGCCGATTTATCTCGATCAGGTCGCGAAGGTCGAACTCGGCGCGCAGACCTACAATTCATCGGTGCTGCTCAACGGAACCCCCTCGGTCAGTATCGGCGTGATGGCGGCACCGGGCAGCAACTCGCTCGATGTTGCCAAAGGCGTCGTCGCGACGATGAAAAAACTCAAGCCCGCGATGCCGGTGGGGATGAAGGGCTTCGTCCTTTATAACGGCGCGTCCTTCATCAGCTCCTCGATCGATGAGGTGCTGCTCGACATCGCGATCGCGCTCGGCATCGTCATCGTGGTGATCTACGGTTTCCTCGGCTCCTTCCGCGCGCTGGCGATCCCGGCGATCGCGATCCCGATCGCCCTGCTCGGCACCGGCACGATCATGATGGCGCTGGGGTTCACCATCAACATCCTGACCCTGCTCGCCATGGTTCTCGCGATCGGCCTCGTGGTCGATGACAGCATCATCATGGTCGAAAACGTCCATCGCCATATCGAAGGCGGCCTCAGCCCGATCGATGCGGCGATCCTGTCGGCCCGGGAGCTGACCAGCCCGATCCTGGTGATGGCGACCACGATCGTCGCGGTGTTCGCCCCGCTCGGCCTGCTCGGAGGATTGATCGGCAGCCTGTTCAGCGAGTTCGCCTTCACCATCGTCGGCACCGTCATCCTCTCGCTGGTCGTTGCCCTCACCCTCGCGCCGATGCTGTCCTCGCGCTTTCTCAAGCATGGTGAACCGGGCCGCGCGGCGCAGGCGATCGACCGGGTGTTCAACCGCCTGCGCGATGGTTACAGCCGGGCGCTGCGCGCGAGCTTCCGGGTCTGGCCCGCGATTGTGGTGGCGGCGGCACTTCTGGCAATCGGCCTGCTGCCGCTGTTCAACATCAGCAAGAGCGAACTCGCCCCGCCGGCGGATCAGGGCATCGTTTACGTCAACGGCATCGGGCCGCCGACCGCGACGCTGCAATACATGAATGCCTACGACAAATACCTGACCTCGGCGGTGTTCGACAAAATCCCGTCGAAGGAAAACTCCTTCGTGGTCAACGGCATCGGCGTCGGCGGCATGCTGCTCGACAACGAAATGGTCGCCGGCTTGGTACTCAAACCCAAGCGCGGCAGCACGACGACGCAGCAGGTCCGCACCGAGGTGCAGAAACTCTCGGCCAATGTGCCGGGCATGAAGCTCTCGGCCTTCGGTCTGCCGCCTTTGCCGGGCGCCGCGGTCGGGTTGCCGGTTCAGTTCGTCATCACCGGCACCGGCGGCTATCATGCGCTCGATCAGGCAGCCGCGAAAATCATCGCCGCCGCGCATAAGAGCGGTTTGTTCTCCTTCGTCGACAAGGACCTGAAATTCAACAACGAGCAGGTGACCATTCATATCAACCGCAAGCTCGCGGCCTCGATGGGCTTCAGCATGGCCGAGATCGGCACCAATCTGGGCGCCCTGCTCGGGGGCAATTATGTCAACTATTACAGCATGAACGGGCTGAGCTACCGGGTGACGCCGCAGGTGCCGCCGAAATTGCGGGCCAACCCCGACTTTCTGCGCGATTACGACCTGCGCTCGAGCAGCGGTGCGATGGTGCCGATCTCGACGTTCGTGTCCCTGCAACACGCCCCGGCACCCGATTTTCTGCCTCAGTTCCAGCAGCTCAACTCGGTCACCATTCAGGGTAACCCGGCTCCCGGCGTCTCGCTCGGTCAGGCGCTGAGCTTTCTCAAGACCACGGCGAAGACAACCCTGCCCTCGACCGATCAGATCCATTACGGCGGCGTTTCGCGGCAGTTCGAGCAGCAGGGCAACGCCTTCATCGTCACCTTCGCCTTCGCGCTGCTGATCGTGTTTCTGGTGCTCTCCGCCCAGTTCGAAAGCTTCCGCGACGCGCTGGTGGTGCTGACCGCCGTGCCGATGACCCTGGTGGGGGCGGTGGTGCCGATCGCCCTTGGGCTCTCCACCATCAACATCTATTCGGAAGTCGGCATGATCATGCTGATGGGGCTGGTGAGCAAACAGGGCATCCTGATCGTTCAGTTCGCCCGGGTGATCCAGATGGAAGAGGGGCTGAGCAAGGCCGAGGCGGTGATCAAGGCATCCGAACTCCGCCTGCGCCCGATCCTGATGACCGTCGCGGCCATGATCGCCGGCGCGCTGCCGCTGGTGTTCGCCTCCGGCGGCGGTGCCGAGGCGCGCTTCTCGATGGGGCTGGTGATCATCTGCGGCCTCGCCTTTGGTTCGCTGGTCTCGCTCTTCGCGGTGCCGGCGTTCTACCAGTGGTTCGGCGCGACCCTTCGCCGCGCCACGCCGCAACGCAACCCGGCGATCCACCACGTGCCGCAGGAAAGCTGA
- a CDS encoding efflux RND transporter periplasmic adaptor subunit — protein sequence MKRAVIVAVLAVVVLFGIVFGLHRYQEDQVHRKLAASADPAVVVSDAPVTTVNHAESSSAVGQIMAVQGAPISSAVGGVVESVGFHSGMKVKAGQVLLTLNAGALPGQLEQAEAKAHLAAIDANRQRGLYGVKGTSQANYDTATYAYKSDQAAVAALKQSLAQYTITAPFAGVAGLRTLDAGAYVHPGDIITDLENLDQLYVDFSIPQKDIALVHIGAPVSIAVHAGDATRHVTAHVTAVDSHVSMKSRAMSVRAVIHDQAGLFPGMFTMVTIESATAKPVVTVPMVAVSFNTFGDFVYVVDRSGGKDIAREQPVKVGAQFGGRVEVLSGVKPGMNVVTAGQVKLHSGDKVIINNAVSLEAQS from the coding sequence ATGAAGCGTGCTGTCATAGTTGCCGTGCTGGCGGTTGTCGTTCTGTTCGGCATCGTGTTCGGACTGCATCGGTATCAGGAGGATCAGGTCCATCGGAAGCTGGCCGCCTCGGCCGATCCGGCGGTGGTGGTATCGGATGCGCCGGTCACGACGGTGAACCATGCCGAGTCCAGCAGCGCGGTCGGCCAGATCATGGCGGTGCAGGGCGCACCGATCAGCAGTGCGGTCGGCGGTGTGGTGGAGAGCGTCGGTTTTCACTCCGGCATGAAGGTGAAGGCCGGGCAGGTCCTGCTGACGCTGAATGCCGGGGCGCTGCCGGGGCAGCTCGAACAGGCCGAGGCGAAAGCTCATCTTGCCGCGATCGATGCGAACCGCCAGCGCGGGCTCTACGGCGTCAAAGGCACCTCGCAGGCCAATTACGACACCGCGACCTACGCGTACAAAAGCGATCAGGCAGCCGTGGCCGCGCTCAAGCAGTCGCTCGCGCAATACACCATCACCGCGCCGTTTGCGGGCGTCGCCGGTCTGCGCACGCTCGATGCCGGGGCCTACGTCCATCCCGGCGACATCATCACCGATCTGGAAAACCTCGATCAATTGTACGTCGATTTCTCGATCCCGCAGAAGGATATCGCCCTCGTTCACATCGGCGCGCCGGTAAGTATCGCGGTGCATGCCGGGGATGCGACACGCCACGTCACCGCTCATGTCACTGCGGTCGACAGCCATGTTTCGATGAAGAGCCGCGCGATGTCGGTGCGCGCCGTGATCCACGATCAGGCCGGCCTGTTCCCGGGCATGTTCACCATGGTCACCATCGAGAGTGCCACCGCGAAACCGGTGGTCACCGTGCCGATGGTCGCGGTTTCGTTCAACACGTTCGGCGATTTCGTCTATGTCGTCGACCGATCCGGCGGCAAGGACATCGCGCGTGAACAACCGGTCAAGGTCGGCGCCCAGTTCGGTGGCCGCGTCGAAGTGCTGAGCGGCGTCAAGCCGGGGATGAACGTCGTCACCGCCGGTCAGGTGAAGCTCCACTCGGGCGACAAGGTGATCATCAACAACGCCGTCTCGCTGGAGGCGCAATCGTGA
- a CDS encoding efflux transporter outer membrane subunit, producing MSRRARRVLRRPLVLLLTLGVSACSVGPHLKLPAAPPPAHYGAHDPNSAHSAVSMSAALSWTATQNAAWWRMFHAPQLNMLIAEGFSHSPTLAAAKHALTAANEYAIAQEGSLFPTIGLGGGLQRNTAIRSVVGGRVVVPGKPFTLASAEGQISYSADVFGLQTDLIANSRDRAEVSAAELDDARIFLAGNIATAAISYAGNEAEVKLRTRIVQAQTQILGVMNSDYRFGAISDESVEQQKAVLAASKAKLPLVTAARDDARHRLDYLIGTTPDQPVPAFDLKDLVPPTNIPVVIPSVLVEHRPDIVAAMAGVKAASAAVDASTAAMYPSFNISGAFGAGSAVALFNPASEIFSLASSFAAPLFEGGKLSADKKASYALWQQATAQYRNTVLLAFRQVADALRSLQGAEASLAQRQAAATFALNAQTLARERYDAGAITYQTLLNAELLAQSDQVAALTARVTCDQDIVALFVAMGDASPTTPVDNANGSNKS from the coding sequence GTGAGCCGGAGGGCCCGGCGGGTGTTGCGCCGCCCCCTCGTGCTCCTGCTCACTCTGGGTGTGTCAGCCTGCTCCGTCGGCCCGCACCTGAAGCTCCCTGCCGCGCCGCCCCCCGCGCATTACGGCGCGCACGACCCCAATTCCGCGCACAGCGCGGTATCGATGAGCGCGGCCCTGTCCTGGACCGCGACGCAGAACGCGGCGTGGTGGCGAATGTTCCACGCCCCGCAGCTCAACATGCTGATCGCCGAGGGGTTCTCGCACAGCCCCACCCTGGCGGCGGCGAAGCATGCGCTCACGGCGGCGAACGAATACGCCATCGCGCAGGAAGGCTCGCTCTTTCCCACCATCGGGCTGGGGGGCGGGTTGCAGCGCAATACCGCGATCCGCTCGGTGGTGGGCGGGCGGGTCGTCGTGCCGGGCAAGCCGTTCACCCTTGCCTCGGCCGAAGGGCAGATCAGCTACAGCGCGGATGTTTTCGGCCTGCAGACCGACCTGATCGCCAACAGCCGTGATCGTGCCGAAGTCAGCGCCGCCGAACTCGACGATGCCCGGATCTTCCTTGCCGGCAACATCGCGACCGCCGCGATCTCCTATGCGGGCAATGAGGCCGAGGTGAAGCTGCGCACCCGCATCGTTCAGGCGCAGACCCAGATCCTCGGCGTGATGAACAGCGACTATCGCTTCGGTGCGATCTCGGATGAATCGGTCGAGCAGCAAAAAGCGGTCCTGGCCGCGAGCAAGGCCAAGCTTCCTCTGGTCACCGCAGCGCGGGACGATGCCCGGCACCGGCTCGACTATCTGATCGGCACGACGCCGGACCAGCCCGTGCCGGCATTCGATCTCAAGGATCTCGTGCCGCCCACCAACATCCCGGTGGTGATCCCTTCGGTCCTGGTCGAGCACCGGCCCGATATCGTGGCCGCCATGGCCGGGGTGAAAGCCGCTTCCGCCGCGGTGGATGCCTCGACGGCGGCGATGTACCCGAGCTTCAACATCAGCGGCGCATTCGGTGCCGGCAGCGCGGTTGCCCTGTTCAATCCGGCCTCGGAAATCTTTTCGCTCGCCTCGTCGTTCGCCGCCCCGCTGTTCGAAGGCGGCAAACTCTCGGCGGATAAAAAAGCGTCCTATGCCTTATGGCAGCAGGCGACGGCGCAATATCGCAACACCGTGCTGCTCGCGTTCCGCCAGGTGGCCGATGCACTGCGCAGCCTGCAGGGGGCCGAGGCGTCGCTCGCCCAGCGTCAGGCCGCCGCCACCTTCGCCCTCAATGCCCAGACCCTTGCCCGCGAACGCTACGATGCCGGGGCGATCACCTACCAGACCCTGCTGAACGCCGAGTTGCTCGCCCAGAGCGATCAGGTTGCGGCCCTCACCGCCCGCGTCACCTGCGATCAGGACATCGTCGCCCTGTTCGTCGCGATGGGCGATGCCTCACCCACCACCCCTGTCGATAACGCGAACGGATCGAACAAGTCATGA